From the genome of Desulfovibrio sp. JY:
CGAAGGGCTGCTCGTGGCGGCGGTACGGCCGCCCACCGTTCCCGACGGCACGGCACGGCTTCGCCTGTCGCTTCGCGCCGACCTCACGCGCGATGACTTAAAACGCATCCGGCTCGGCTTTTCCAGGCTCCGCGTCTCGTTTTTCCCATGACCGGCCGTTTTTTTCTTTCCGGCTGGGCCGGACCCGAAACGCTCTTCCCCGATTTTCCGAGCGGATGGATCGTTCGCGCTCCGTTTCTTGACGGAGACGAGGAAACGCTTGTGGCCGAAATCGCCCGAAGCGGCGGTACGGCGCTTGTGGGCTGGTCCACGGGCGCGCACATGATCGTCAAGCACGCGGCGAGGCTCGTGCCCCGCTTTGGCCGCATCGTGCTGTTCGCGCCCTTTGCCCGTTTCGGCGACAGCCTGCCCGGCCGCATCACCCGGGCCATGGCCACCGGCCTGGCCGCCGATGCCGAGAGCACGACCCGGGCATTCTGGAAAAACTGCGGCGTGCCGGGCGCCCCGGCCTGGAATCCCGACTGGGCCGCGCCCCTGACAGCCGGCCTTGCGTACCTGCTTGCGTCCGAAGCCACGGGAACGCCGGTCCCGGCCGGCAATGTCACGGTCTTTCACGGCAACGCCGACCGCATCGTGCGCCGCCAGGCCGTTTACAAAGCCTTGGCGTTGCTCCCGGGCGCGCGCTTTACCGAATTTCCCGGCGGCCACTATCCCGATCCGGCCGTGCTCGGGGCTGCGATTTCCCAATGACGACACCCATTCGCGGACGTTTCGACCGGGCCGGGGCCACCTACGAGGCCGCCGCCCGGGTCCAGCGGCTGGTGGCCGCGCGGCTGGCGGCGCTTTGTCCGCCGGTCCTTTCTGGGCGCGTGCTGGAGATCGGGGCCGGCAGCGGCCTGCTTACGCGAAACCTCACCCCGCGCCTGGCTCCCGGGGCGGCCTACGTGGCCCTGGACCTCTCCCCGGGCATGCTGCGAAACGCCGCCATGCCCGGCGCGCAAAAACTCGCGGCCGACGGCGAACACCCGCCCTTTTTACCGGGAACCTTCGATTTTCTGGCCTCGGCCTCGGCCATGCATTGGTACGCCGACCCGGCCGCATCTTTCGCGGCCGACCTGGCCCTTCTGCGCCCCGGCGGCGATTTCGCCATCGCGGTCTATGTGGACGGGACGCTTGGCGAGCTCGAAGAAGCGTCGCGGGCCACGGGCTTCGGCTCGATCTATCCCATGCGGCCGGCGGCCTCTTACAAGGCGCTCTTCACGGACCTGACCGGGGGGCTGGCGCGATTCGAGGAAAAACGCCATGTGGTGACGTATGGCAGCGTCGGGGAACTGTTGCGGGCGCTTCAAGGCGCGGGCGTCACCCACACGCCGGGGACAAAGGTGGGCAGCCCGGCCCGGTATCGGGAGTTCGTGCGCTATTACGCGAAGCGTTTTGGCGGGGATGCGGGTGTAAGCGCGACCTACGCGACACTCTATGCCTGGGGCCGGCGCGCCCTTGGCGCATCCTGAAGTATCCCCCGCTTGTCCAGCCGCCAGGCGTAATAGACCACAGCTCCGAACAGCACGATGCCGAACGCCTGGGCGGTAAGCGCCGCCGGGGCCGTCACCGCCGCCGGATCGGCCCTGAACCAGACCACGGCCGTGGAAAAGAGGTTCATCGCAAACGCCACGGCCAGCACGTTCACCGCCTGCTTGCGCAACCCCAAAAGAAGCGTCACCCCGACCAGCGTCAGCGCCGCGTTGACGTAGCCGATCACCCGGTCCCACACCGTGAACTTGGCCAGAAACGCCTGCTGCTCCGGCGTCAGGTTCACGCCGCCGGCCGCGACGAAAAAAAGCCCCATGATGATCTGGATCGAGCTGATCATATAAAAGAGAAAAATGACCCAGACCAGGATGGGCCGCTTGCGCTTGGGGGTCTGTGCGTCGGTCATGGCCGCCTCCTTTCTTCGGCGACACTACGAAGCCGGCGACGCGGCGTCAAACCTGCCGGGAGCGCGTCGGGCCCCGCCTCGACAAACCGCCCGGTTCGCCTTACATAAATTGAAGCCAGTAGCACGGGGGAGGTGGCATGGCGAAGATTCTGGTTATCGACGACGACACCCATATTCGAGAAGTGTGCAAGCTGGTCATCGAAAGCATGGGCCACGAGGTCACGGCCAAGCCCAGCCTGGGCAAGGGACTCGAGGCCCTGGATGCGGAATTTTACGACGTGGTCTACCTCGACGTGGACCTGCCCGACGGCAACGGCCTGCTGTCCATTCCCAAGATCACCGACCGCGACAAGGCGCCGGAAGTCATTATCTTCACCGGCGCAAGCTACCCCAACGGCGCGGAGCTGGCCATCAAAAACGGCGCCTGGGACTACATCGAAAAGCCGGCCACGGCCGAGTCCATGACCCTGCCGCTGATCCGCGCCCTGCAGTACCGCAAGGAGAAATTCGCCCACCGCCCCCCCACCGTGGCCTTAAAGCGCGACGGCATCATCGGCAATAGCCAGCGCGTGGCCGCCTGCCTGGATCTCGTGGCCCAGGCCGCCAACGCCGACGCCAATACGCTCATCACCGGCGAGACCGGCACCGGCAAGGAACTTTTCGCCCGGGCCATCCACGACAACAGCGAACGGGCCGAGGGGCCGTTCGTGGTGGTCGATTGCTCGAGCCTCACCGAAACGCTCATCGAGTCCGTACTCTTCGGCCATGCCAAGGGCGCTTTTACCGGCGCGGAAAAAAAGCAGGAAGGGCTCATCAAGCAGGCCGACAAGGGAACGCTCTTTCTCGACGAGGTGGGTGAACTCCCTTTTGCCCAGCAAAAGGCCTTTTTGCGCGTGCTCCAGGAGCGCCGCTTCCGTCCGGTCGGGGCCAAGGAAGAGGAGACGAGCGATTTCCGGCTGGTGGCCGCCACCAACAAGGACCTCGAGGCCATGGTCGCCGCAGGCGATTTCCGCAACGACCTGCTCTTCCGCCTGCGCACCATGCATATCCACATTCCGCCCCTGCGTCAGCGCGGCGAGGATATCCGGGAACTGACCATCTATTACATGAACGCCTTTTGCAAAAAGTACAAAGTGCCGCTCAAGGGCTTTTCCCCGGAGTTCCTCGACAGCCTCACGGAATACGACTGGCCGGGCAACGTGCGCGAACTGGTCAACCTCATGGAAAACATCATCGTGCGCGCCCAGTTCGAGCCCACGCTGTATCCCAAGCACCTGCCGCCCGAAGTGCGCATCCGCATCATGAGCGGCAAACGCCAGGAAGCGGCCAACGGCCAGGAGCTGGAACTGGCGCCGCAGCTCGAACAGCCCGAAGCCGCCCATGGCGAGATGACCATCACGCCCTTCGACAACTACAAGAAGGAAACCGAGTTCCGGTATTTCAAGGCGCTCATGCAGCAGGCCGGCGGCGACATCCACAAAGCCTGCGAGATGTCCGACCTCGGCAAGCAAAGCCTCTACCGCTACCTGCGCATTCACGGCATCGCGACGCGTCCGTAAGGGAATATGGAAAGACAGTGCGAGAGGGGAAACCCTTTGAAAAGGGTTCTCCCCTCTCGCGCTCTCCCTTTCCTAAACTTTTCGGCCAGGGGGAGGCCATGCCTTGCGGGTGGGAGGCGGGCCTTGAAAGATCCTCTTCAGGCAGTCGCGGCCTTCTTGTAGGCCAGCCTCCCGGCAATCCACGTTTCGTCCACGTTGCGGTCGTCGCCCATGGCCATGACGCCGAAAAGGAGCTCGGCCGCCTCGTCGATGGTGCGCGGTCCGCTCGCGTCCGTTGCGGCCAGGGACTGACGCCAGGCCATGGCCGCCTGGCCGGCACTCCAGTCCAGGGCCACGAAATCGGCCTCCTTGCCCGGCTCGAAATTGCCGAGAAGGTCGTCGAGACACAGGGCGCGCGCCCCGCCAAGGGTGGACAGGTAGTAGGCCCGGTACGGGGAGAGCTTGTTGCGCTCGGCCTCGGCCAGATCCATCGCGCGCGGGTCGAGGGAGCCGTCGAGCAACGTCGCGTTGCACATGCCGACCTTGTAGGCCTCCTCCATCACGCGCAAAAGCGACAAGGCATTGCCGCCGCCGATGTCGCTGCCCAAAACGACTTTCACCGGATGCTCGGGGTCCATGGCCCGGCCCAGCCGGAATAAACCGCTGCCGAGAAAGAAATTGGACAGCGGACAAAAGGCAATGGCCGCGCCGGCTGCGGAAAACCGCCGCATCTCGTCGTCCGACAGCCAGATGCCGTGCCCGGCGGTACACTTGGGCCCGAGCAGGCCGTAGCGCTCGTAGACGGCCGTGTAGTCCGGACAATCCGGGAAGAGCTCCTTGGCCACGCGGACTTCCGCCGGATTTTCCGAAATGTGGGTATTGACCCAGCAATCGGGGAATTCCGCCTTGAGCCGGCGGCTTTGCTCCAGCATGGCCTCCGTGCAGCCCACGGCAAACCGGGGCGTAATGACGTAGAGGTTGCGCCTCTGCCGGTGATAGCGGTCGATAAGGCGCCTGGACTCGCGGTAGAAATCGCCCGAACCGACACAGCTCACTTCGGGTGCGAAGCGGTCCATACCGGTCAGCCCCGAGAGCACGCGCATGTTGCGCCGCGCGGCCTCCTCGAAAAAGGCCTCGGTCGCGGCCGGATGGCTTGTCGTAAAGGCCTGGCAGGTCGTGGTGCCGGCGGCCAGCAACGCATCGAAGAAAAGCCCGGCCGCCTTGTCGGCATAATCGCGGTCGCCGTACTTGCGTTCCTCGGGGAAAACCCGCTGTTGCAACCAGTCGAGCAGATGCCTGCCATAGGCCCCCATCACGCGCAGCTGGGGAAAATGGACATGGCCGTCGATAAAGCCCGGCAAGAGAAGCCGGCCCGGCAAGGAGACGATCTCCACGCCTGGGTGGCGGGGCGAAACGTCCTCGAACAGGCCGAAATCGCGTATCATCCCGTTCTCGACGACCAGAAGGCCATCGCGCAGGAAACGGGCCGCCTCATGCTCCTTGCCGGCATGCTTCCAGGGATCGTCCAGGAAGTCGAAAAACATGCCGCGAATGGCGCATCGCGATGCGCCGCCTTTCTCCATCACCGCTTTCTCCTGCGCTTTGCCGAAAGGCCACCGCGCGCCCGGTTTCGGGTACCGGACCCCGGTCTAGCAATACTCGCGCGGATTGAGGCCGAACAAACAGAACACCTCGTAGGGGATCGTCTCCCACCAGGTGGCCAGGTCGTCGGCCGTAATCGTGCCCGGTCCCTCGCCGCCGAGCAGGTGGATCACATCCCCCGGCGCGGCGTCCACGCCCGTGATGTCGACGGCGGTGAGCTGCATGCACACCCGGCCGACGATGGGCACGCGCCTGCCGGCCAGACACATGTAGCCCCGGTTGGACAGTCCCCGGCTGTAGGCGTCGGCGTAGCCCGCCGCCACGATGGCCACCCGCATGTCGCGCTCGGCCGTGTAGGTCCGGCCGTAGCTGATGGAACAGCCGCAGGCCAGGTCGTGCACCGAAACGATACGCGTCGTCGTCTCCATGGCCGGGACGAGCCCCGCGCCGAGCGGCTCGCGCGCCGTGCCCGCGAAGGGATTGACGCCGTAGAGCGCAATACCGGCCCGACGGGCCTCGAAACCAAAATTGGACGCATGGGCCAGGATGCCGGCCGAATTGCAAAGCGAGGCCTCGAAGGTCAGCCCGCCGTCGCGCAGCCCCTGGCAGATGCGGGCGAATTTGCTCCCCTGCTCGCCCACGAAATCGAAGGCATTGGGGTCGTCGGCCGTGGCCAGGTGCGAGCTGACCATGACCACTTCGATGGCCGGCATGCCCGCAAGCGTTTCCAGCAGATGCGGCACGTCGCACTCGCAAAAACCCAACCGGGCCATGCCCGTGTCGAACTTGAGCGCCACCTGGGCCTTTTTGCCCTGCCCGGCGGCCAGGGCGGCAAGCCGCGCCAGCTGGTCGAAATCATGCACGAAAGGCGTGACATCAAAATCGAGGACCATGGCGTCGTCCTCGGGCAGGAGCGGTCCGACCAGGGACACGATGGCCCCGTCGCAGCCGCTTTGGCGAAGCGCCGCGCCCTCGGGCACGGAGCCGATGGCAAAGGCGTCGCAGCCGGCCCCGGCCAGGGCCTGGGCCGTCTCGATGAGGCCGTGGCCGTAGGCGTCGGCCTTGATGACGGCCAGGACATGGCCGCCGAAGCTGCACAGGTGCTTGTAGTTGGCGACGATGTTATCCAGGCGCACCTTTGTGCGCAGGTAATTGTAGGCGATGGTCATGGCGTTTCTCCTTGTCGACGCGGGCCTGGTTTCTACGCCCATCGCCGCCGCTTTTCCAGCGTTTGCGGCCCACTGGCCCTTCGCGTCGAGATGCCGTAAAAAGGAGCCATGCCAAGCGCCGTCAAACACCGCACCATTCGCGTCCTGCCGCCCGAACTGCAAAACCAGATCGCCGCCGGCGAAGTGGTCGAACGCCCGGCCAGCGTTCTCAAGGAACTTGTTGAAAACAGCCTCGACGCCGGGGCGACACGCATCGAGGTCTCCATCGACGGCGGCGGCCGCACGGCCATGGTCGTGGCCGACGACGGCTGGGGCATGACGCCCGAGGAGCTGTCGCTGGCCGTCACGCGCCATGCCACGAGCAAGATCGTGTCCATGGAGGAATTGACCAGCATCGAGAGCTTCGGGTTTCGCGGCGAAGCCTTGCCGAGCATCGCCTCGGTGTCGCGCTTTACGCTGACTTCGCGCCACGAGGCGTTCGACGAAGGGGCGGTCATCCGGGTGGAGGGCGGCCGCATCGTGGAGGAAGGCCCGGCGGCCCTGGCGCGCGGCACGCGCATCGAAGTGCGCGACCTTTTCGCCGCCGTGCCGGCACGGCTCAAATTTCTCAAATCCGAGGCCGTGGAGACCAAGCGCGCCACCGAAGCCTTCAGCCGGGCGGCGCTGGCCCGGCTCGACGTGGCCTTCAAGCTCTCCGTGGGTGGCCGCACGACGCTCCGTTTCCCCGCCAGCCAGACGCTCGCCGCGAGGCTTGGCGGTATCTGGCCGCCGGCCGTCACCGAAGGGCTCTTCGAGGTGGACTACGCCCTGGGCCCCATCCGCGTGCGGGGGCTCATCGGCAAGCCCCTTTCCGCCCAGTCCCGGGCCGACCGCATGCTTTTTTACGTCAACGGCCGGGCGGTCCAGGACAGGCTCCTGCTTTCGGCCGTGCGCGAGGCCTACAAAGGCCGGCTGCTGTCCCGGGAATACCCGCAGGTGGCGCTTTTCCTGACGTTGCCGCCCGAGGACCTGGACGTCAACGTGCATCCGGCCAAGACCGAGGTGCGCTTCCGCGACGAGCAGGTCGTCTTCTTAAACCTTCGCCGGGCCGTCGGGCAGGCCCTCGACAAGGCGCTGGTCCTGCGCACGGTTCCCGCGCCCGAACCCTGGGTCAAACAATCCGGCGGCGAACCGCCGAGATTCGCCTCCCGCCGCGATTTTCTCGACGAACTCGTGCGCACCGACGCGCCGCATCCCGACGAGACCACCCCGGTCGCGCCCCAGGTACGGGAAGCCTCGCCCGGCCGTCCGATCGGCCAGGACGTCCAGGACGCCCCGCCCCCTGCCGTCACGCCCTACCAGGCCGTGGCCGACAACCGCCGCCACGGCCTGCCCGCGCCCGTGCGCCACCTGGAGCCGCCGGCCGTGGTCCGCCATGAGCGGCATCTCGCCCAGGCCGGGGAGCCCGGCGACATGACATCCGACGGCCCCGGCACGGCTGCTTTCCCCGCCGACCAGGAACGCGCCGTGCCAGACGATGCGCCGGAGATCCTGCGCGCCCGCACCCCCGAGGAACTGGAGCCGTCACTGCCGCCCGGGGTGCGCTACCTGGGCCAGTTCGCCGACACCTACCTTATTGTCGACCTTGGCCGGGAGCTGGTGCTGCTCGATCAGCACGCGGCCCACGAACGCATCATCTACGCCGCCATGGAAGCCACCGGCTCGCGCGGCGACAGCCGCCCCGTCGGCATT
Proteins encoded in this window:
- the guaD gene encoding guanine deaminase — protein: MEKGGASRCAIRGMFFDFLDDPWKHAGKEHEAARFLRDGLLVVENGMIRDFGLFEDVSPRHPGVEIVSLPGRLLLPGFIDGHVHFPQLRVMGAYGRHLLDWLQQRVFPEERKYGDRDYADKAAGLFFDALLAAGTTTCQAFTTSHPAATEAFFEEAARRNMRVLSGLTGMDRFAPEVSCVGSGDFYRESRRLIDRYHRQRRNLYVITPRFAVGCTEAMLEQSRRLKAEFPDCWVNTHISENPAEVRVAKELFPDCPDYTAVYERYGLLGPKCTAGHGIWLSDDEMRRFSAAGAAIAFCPLSNFFLGSGLFRLGRAMDPEHPVKVVLGSDIGGGNALSLLRVMEEAYKVGMCNATLLDGSLDPRAMDLAEAERNKLSPYRAYYLSTLGGARALCLDDLLGNFEPGKEADFVALDWSAGQAAMAWRQSLAATDASGPRTIDEAAELLFGVMAMGDDRNVDETWIAGRLAYKKAATA
- a CDS encoding sigma-54 dependent transcriptional regulator — its product is MAKILVIDDDTHIREVCKLVIESMGHEVTAKPSLGKGLEALDAEFYDVVYLDVDLPDGNGLLSIPKITDRDKAPEVIIFTGASYPNGAELAIKNGAWDYIEKPATAESMTLPLIRALQYRKEKFAHRPPTVALKRDGIIGNSQRVAACLDLVAQAANADANTLITGETGTGKELFARAIHDNSERAEGPFVVVDCSSLTETLIESVLFGHAKGAFTGAEKKQEGLIKQADKGTLFLDEVGELPFAQQKAFLRVLQERRFRPVGAKEEETSDFRLVAATNKDLEAMVAAGDFRNDLLFRLRTMHIHIPPLRQRGEDIRELTIYYMNAFCKKYKVPLKGFSPEFLDSLTEYDWPGNVRELVNLMENIIVRAQFEPTLYPKHLPPEVRIRIMSGKRQEAANGQELELAPQLEQPEAAHGEMTITPFDNYKKETEFRYFKALMQQAGGDIHKACEMSDLGKQSLYRYLRIHGIATRP
- a CDS encoding alpha/beta hydrolase, with translation MTGRFFLSGWAGPETLFPDFPSGWIVRAPFLDGDEETLVAEIARSGGTALVGWSTGAHMIVKHAARLVPRFGRIVLFAPFARFGDSLPGRITRAMATGLAADAESTTRAFWKNCGVPGAPAWNPDWAAPLTAGLAYLLASEATGTPVPAGNVTVFHGNADRIVRRQAVYKALALLPGARFTEFPGGHYPDPAVLGAAISQ
- the mutL gene encoding DNA mismatch repair endonuclease MutL gives rise to the protein MPSAVKHRTIRVLPPELQNQIAAGEVVERPASVLKELVENSLDAGATRIEVSIDGGGRTAMVVADDGWGMTPEELSLAVTRHATSKIVSMEELTSIESFGFRGEALPSIASVSRFTLTSRHEAFDEGAVIRVEGGRIVEEGPAALARGTRIEVRDLFAAVPARLKFLKSEAVETKRATEAFSRAALARLDVAFKLSVGGRTTLRFPASQTLAARLGGIWPPAVTEGLFEVDYALGPIRVRGLIGKPLSAQSRADRMLFYVNGRAVQDRLLLSAVREAYKGRLLSREYPQVALFLTLPPEDLDVNVHPAKTEVRFRDEQVVFLNLRRAVGQALDKALVLRTVPAPEPWVKQSGGEPPRFASRRDFLDELVRTDAPHPDETTPVAPQVREASPGRPIGQDVQDAPPPAVTPYQAVADNRRHGLPAPVRHLEPPAVVRHERHLAQAGEPGDMTSDGPGTAAFPADQERAVPDDAPEILRARTPEELEPSLPPGVRYLGQFADTYLIVDLGRELVLLDQHAAHERIIYAAMEATGSRGDSRPVGIPVELTLHPAEQTRLQELHNELRAVGFALQSPRPGTVAITGAPPGLSLGQAKEYLRAALAGQSKTLHDLWILMSCKTAIKAGTKLADDEAVALLAQWSKTPERDYCPHGRPVTVRFGHREMEKMFKRGK
- a CDS encoding methyltransferase domain-containing protein, yielding MTTPIRGRFDRAGATYEAAARVQRLVAARLAALCPPVLSGRVLEIGAGSGLLTRNLTPRLAPGAAYVALDLSPGMLRNAAMPGAQKLAADGEHPPFLPGTFDFLASASAMHWYADPAASFAADLALLRPGGDFAIAVYVDGTLGELEEASRATGFGSIYPMRPAASYKALFTDLTGGLARFEEKRHVVTYGSVGELLRALQGAGVTHTPGTKVGSPARYREFVRYYAKRFGGDAGVSATYATLYAWGRRALGAS
- the alr gene encoding alanine racemase, which produces MTIAYNYLRTKVRLDNIVANYKHLCSFGGHVLAVIKADAYGHGLIETAQALAGAGCDAFAIGSVPEGAALRQSGCDGAIVSLVGPLLPEDDAMVLDFDVTPFVHDFDQLARLAALAAGQGKKAQVALKFDTGMARLGFCECDVPHLLETLAGMPAIEVVMVSSHLATADDPNAFDFVGEQGSKFARICQGLRDGGLTFEASLCNSAGILAHASNFGFEARRAGIALYGVNPFAGTAREPLGAGLVPAMETTTRIVSVHDLACGCSISYGRTYTAERDMRVAIVAAGYADAYSRGLSNRGYMCLAGRRVPIVGRVCMQLTAVDITGVDAAPGDVIHLLGGEGPGTITADDLATWWETIPYEVFCLFGLNPREYC